Below is a window of Nocardia asteroides DNA.
CCTTCCACCTCCTCGCTGTAACGTCGGCCCGCGTCGCGGAACCGAACCGGTGGAACAGCATCGAGAACGAGGTGGAGATGACTACCCAGCCCGACACCGCGACGGCCGTCCGGCTCGCCGGAACCCCCGACGACCTGGCGGCCGCCGCGCAGCTCCTGGTCGATTTCAACCAGGAGTTCGACGAGCCCGCGCCCGAACCCGAGCTGCTGGCCCCGCATCTGGCCGACCTGATCGCCGCGGGCGACACCGATGTCCTGCTCATCGGCGCGCCCGCGGTGGGCGTCGCGGTGCTGCGGGCGCGGGTCAGCACGTGGGCGGCGACCGTCGAGGTGGATCTCGACGAGTTCTACGTGGTCCCCGGCGTGCGCGGCCGTGGCCTCGGTTCGGCCCTGCTGACCGCTGTACTGGCCCGCGCCCGCGCGCGTGGGGCGAACTTCATCGGCCTGTCGACCTCCGAGGACGACACCGCCGCGCGCCGGGTCTACGAGAAGCACGGCTTCGCCTGCCACGAGGGCGCGACGTCGGGGCCGCTGGCCCTGTACTACCAGCGCGATCTGGACTGAGCGGTTTCGTAGGCTCGACCGGGTGACTCCACGCCACCTGGTCGACGTCCATCTGCTGCTGATCCGCGACGGCGCGCTGCTGCTGAGCCTGCGCCGCAGCGGGGACGAATTCGATCGCCGGTGGCATCTGCCGTCGGGGAAGGTGGAGGTCGGCGAGTCGGCGACGGCGGCGGCGGTGCGGGAGGCGGGGGAGGAGATCGGGGTCGGGATAGATCCGGGCGACCTGCGGTTGATCCACGTCGCCCATGTCGTCGCGCCCGGCCGCGACGATCGGGTCGGCCTGTTCTTTCGCGTCGAGCGCTGGCAGGGCAAGCCTTTCAATCGGGAGCCCGACAAATGCTATGCGGTGCAATGGTTCCCGCTCGGCGAAATACCCGGCGATCTCATCCGGTATTCCGCGCTCGGAATAGCCGCGCTGAATTCGGGTGACCCGTATTCCGAATTCGGTTGGCCGGATGCCTGACCGGCCCGCTCAGTCCAGCGCGGTGAGGAACCGCCGCAGCGGCCGCGCGAGCTGAGCGACGCTGTCCGGCGTGCCCGCCGCCAGTCCGGTGCGCGCGCCGGCGAAGCGGTCGAAGACCAGGCCCTCCAGCAGGGCCAGGAAGTCCGCCGCCGCGGTGTCCGGGTCGCCTGCGCCCAGCGCGGCGCACAACTCGGTCGCCCGCGCGTGCGAGAAGAACCCGCCGACCAGGCGGTCGTGCAGCTCCGGATCGGACAGCACCTCGATGAGCAGGGCGTGCCGGGCGATCAGCTCGTTGCGGCGGTGCGCCAGCAGCTGATCGAGCCAGTGCGCGATCCCGGTGGCCGCCGATTCGGCGTCCGGTGCCGCCCCGGTGGCCTGGGCGGCCGCGAAATCGGCCCGGGAGCGGGCGGTGATGCCCTCGGCGACCGCCGCGATCAACGCCTGCCTGGTGCGGAAGTAGTACGAGGTCGAACCCTGCGGGAGCGCGAGTCCGGTGTCGAGCGCGCGGTGGGTGAGCGCGCGGATACCGCTGGTCGCGATGAGATCGATCGCGCCCGTCACGATCCGCGTGCGCCGGTCTGTGGACATCGTCACCTTCTCTGGTCGCCGAACCCCGAAGCCTCTACAACTGTAGAGGACGAGGAGGTTTCCATGACATCCGCACCGCTGGTTCTCGATCCCACCCAGCTCGCCGCGGCCGACGCGCTCGCCGCACTGCTCGACCGGCACGGCCGCCCGCGCAGGCGGCACCGCGGCGTCTACCTGCACGGCAGGCCGGGACGCGGCAAGACCATGGTGATGGACCGGTTCTTCGCCACGGCGGCGCCGAAGCACAAGCGCCGCTTCCACTTCCACACCTTCTTCGCCCAGCTGCACGCGGCCGCCCACGCGCTCGGCTCGATCGAACGGGCCGTGGCCGAGCTGCTCGGCGACGCCGACCTGGTGTGTTTCGACGAGTTCCACGTCAACGACATCGGTGACGCCATGCTCATCGCCCGCCTGCTCGACACCCTGTTCGCCGAGCACCGCACCCTGGTCGTCACCTCGAACTACCCGCCCCGGGACCTGCTGCCCAACCCGCTGTTCCACGACCGCTTCGTGCCGACCATCGACCGCATCCTGGCCCACCTCGACGTGGTGACCCTGGACGGCCCGCTCGACTACCGCACCGTCGGCACGCATCGCGACACCGGTTTCGTGGCCGGTCGCTACGTCCTCGACCAGGGCGAACCGGCCGACACCCGAGTCGACCTCGACCTGGGCGCCGGCCGCACCGTCCGCGCCCGCGACGTCGACGGCGACGCGGTCACCTTCGACTTCGCCCAGCTCTGCGGCACCCCCACCAGCGCCGCCGACTATCTGCGCCTGACGAGCCGTTTCCGCCGCTGGACCCTGTGCGCCGTGCCCCCGCTGCGTACGGTGCCGCCGGACTGGGCGATGCGCCTGGTCAACCTGATCGACGTCCTCTACGACGCCGACCTGCCGTGCACGATCCACGCCGCCGTACCGGCCCCCGAGCTCACCGCCGATGTCCCCGCGGTGCCCGATCTGGCCAGGACGGCGAGCAGATTAGGGGAATTGCCGCTGGTCGGAGCCACGTTCGTTCGCAGTGCGTAACAAGCCACAGAATTGAGGGGGAGAATAAAAGGGGAGGTCATCCAAAGTATCGATTTCCTCCCGAGCGAACCACTCGGCGTGTAACTATGTGGCTGTTTTGTGCAGGCTCTGGGGTTTGGTGGTACAGCAGTGATCGGGGTGAGTCAGCCCATTACGCGGGCGATCGTCGTGATCGCACTGCTCGCCGCTGCGACGATCGCGTTGCAGGGCTACCTCCCCGGCGCGCCCGCCGACTCGAGCCGCGCTCCGTCGCCGCTGCTGGTCGCGGTGATGCCGGTGCTGCTGCTGGTCTCCATCGTCATCCTGGTCGCCGGAGTGATCGCCAGTCAGCATCGTCTCCCGCTGGCCATGCCGCAAGCCGAACGCGAAGCCACGCCGCGCTTCCGGTGGCGCAGGCTGGCGCTGCTCGGACCGATCGTCGTGGCCGTGATCGCCCTCGTCTTCGCCGGCGGGGTCACCGCGCTGTTCCTGCTGCCCGGCGCCAAGCCGATGCGTCCCGCGTCCGAAACCCTGCCCGAGGGCTCGGGCCCGGTGCCGACGCCGGTCGACGCCCCCGCGCCCGACCCCGGCACCGGCCCCGCCGAACTCACCGGCACCGCACTGCTGATCGGGGCCGCCCTCGCGGTGGTGCTGATCGTGATCGCGCTGCTCGGCCTGGTGGTCGTCGCGGTGGCCGCGCGCCGCGAACCCGCCCCGGTCGCGCCCGCGGCGCCCGAACCCGAACCCAGCGACGTCGACTCCCTCACCAGGGCCGCCGAAATGGGCCTGGCCGCGATGAACGCGCCCGGCCAGGACCCGCGCACCGCGATCATCGCCTGTTACGTGGCCATGGAACGCGGCCTGTCCAGCGACAACGCCGCCCGCCCGCTGGCCTCCGACACCCCCATGGAAGTGCTCGCCCGCGCGTTCGAAAGCGGTGTGCTGCACGATGCCTCGGCCCGCGAGCTGGTCGCGCTGTTCGAGGAGGCGCGGTTCAGCCCGCACTCGATGCTCGAATGGCAGCGCATGCGCGCCGAACAGCTGCTGCGCATCGTGCTCTCGGATCTGCAGCGCCGATTGGTGGCAGCATGAGCGGTCAGCGCCCGGAGGCGGTAGCTCGCGTAACCACGCAGGGCGCCCGAGCATGCTCGATGGAGGCAGCATGACGAGCCCGGGAGGTGGCGCGGGACTGAGCCGTTCGGCCGTCGTCGCGGCCGCTGTCGTGGTGGTGCTGGTGCTGGAGGTGGCGCTGGTCCGGATGGCCCGCGACCTGGTGCTGCTCGCCGTCGCCCTGCCCGTCGCGGTCGCGCTCGCCACCCTGCTGTGGTCGATGCGGCACCGCGTGGTCCGCGAGGAACCGCTCACCGAGTACATCGACAACGGACCCGCCGAGATGCTGGGCCGCTGGCACGCGCGCGCCGAGATGCTGACCGCGCGCGCCGACGGCACCCGCGCCGACTGGGATCGGCACCTGCGACCGCTGCTGGCCAAGGAATTCGAATTGTCCACCGGTCTGCGGGTTTCCAAGAATCGCCGGGCCACCGAGGCCGCGGGTCAGCTGCTGTTCGGTCTGGAACTGTGGCGCTGGGTGGACCCGGCGAACTCGGCATTGCGCGATCAGACCGGTCGCGCACCGGGTAGGGCGGCGCTGGACGAGATCCTGCGCCGATTGCAGACGATGTGAGGGGTTAGAGGCCACCGATGACCATGCCGTTGAACGTGACCGTCCAGCGCTCCGACGCCGTACTGCGTGAGCTGGGCCGAGTCGTGGTCGGCAAGCGAGATGAGCTGCAACTCATCATGATCGCCGTGCTGTCCGGAGGACACATTCTCATCGAGGACCTGCCCGGCCTCGGTAAGACGTTGATCGCGCGGTCGTTCGCGGCCGCGCTGGGCCTGGACTTCACCCGGGTGCAGTTCACGCCTGATTTACTGCCCGCCGACCTGCTCGGGTCGACGATCTACGACATGTCGTCGGGCCGCTTCAACTTCCGTCGCGGTCCGGTCTTCACCAATGTCCTGCTCGCCGACGAGATCAACCGCACCCCGCCCAAGACGCAGGCGGCGCTGCTCGAGGCCATGGCCGAGGGCCAGGTGAGCATCGACGGCGAGACCTTCCTGCTGCCGCAGCCGTTCATCGTGCTGGCCACCGACAACCCGATCGAGTACGAGGGCACCTACCCGCTGCCCGAGGCGCAGCTCGACCGGTTCGCGTTGCAGCTGCGGCTGGGGTATCTGTCCGAGCAGGACGAGACCCAGATGATCCGGCGCAGGCTCGAACGCGGGTCGACGCCGCCGCAGGTCGGCCAGGTCGTGGACGCGCAGGGCCTGATGGAGATGCGCCAGTCGGTCGAGTTCGTCACGGTGCATCCCGATGTCGTGAACTACGTGGTGGCGCTGGCCTCGGCGACCCGCAGTCATCCGCAGGTCGAGGTGGGCGCCAGCCCGCGCGCCGAACTCGATCTGGTGCAGATGTCGCGGGCCCGCGCGCTGCTGCTCGGCCGCGACTATGTGATCCCCGAGGATGTGAAGGCACTGGCGGTGCCCGCGATGGCGCACCGCATCACCCTGCGTCCGGAGATGTGGGTGCGCCGCATCCGGGGTGAGGACGTCATCTCCGAATTGCTGCGCAGGCTACCGGTACCCCGCGCCACCAGCACATGAAGCACCGCGACGAATCCAGGACGGTCGAGGTCGACCTGCGCTGGCGGCCCGCGCCGCTGGTGTTCATCCTGGCCGGGTGCGCCGCGGCGGCGCTGGTCGTCGCCGTCCTGCGCGGGCAGTGGCAGCTGGTGGTGTTCGCCGCCCCCATGCTCGGGGTGCTGGTCACCGCGCCGTGGCAGCAGAACCCGACCCGGATCCAGGTCGACGGCAGCGGCACCGTGCGCTGTTTCGAGGGCGAGGTGGTCGGGGTCAACGCCGCCGCGTTCGTCGAGAACGGGCACGCGCTGCTACGGATGTCGGCGGTCCCGCTGACCGGGCTCGAGCTCGAGGTCGAGGAGGCGCACGATTCCGGTGGCGCGCCGGCCGGCATGCAGCTGGGGCTCTCGGCCGCGCGCTGGGGCCGCTATCCGGTGCAGGTCAAGGTGTCCGCGCTGAGCCCGGCCGGGCTCGCGGTCGCCACCACGGAACTGCCCGCGGCGAAACTGTACGTCTACCCGATCGCCGATCCGCAGCGAATGCGCTTGCCGCGCACCGAACTTCCCGACCGCATCGGCACCCACCTGACCCGCAAGCACGGCCCTGGCGTCGAATACGCCGACATCCGCGCCTACGCGCCCGGCGATCAGCTGCGCACCGTCAACTGGCCGGTCAGCGCGCGGCGCGGAAGGCTCTATGTGACCGAACGATTCACCAACCGCTCCGCCGATGTCGTCGTGCTGGTCGACACCTCCCAGCAGGCGCCCGGCCCGGCCACCGCCTCGCTGGAACTGTCGGTGCGCGGCGCCGCGCAGGTGGTGCAGTCCACGCTGCAGGCCGGTGACCGTACCGCCGTGGTCTGCCTGGGCGACACCCCGCGCTGGCTACGCCCCGACATCGGCCGCAGGCAGTTCTACCGCATCGTCGACACCGTCCTCGGCGTCGGCGACGAACACGTCGAGACCACCGGCACGCTGGCGCCGCACGCGGCCGTCCCGATCGGCGCGATCGTGGTCGCCTTCTCCACGCTGCTCGACACCCAGTTCGCGCTGGCCCTGATCGACCTGCGCAAGCGCGGCCACGTGGTGATCGCGGTGGACGTGCTGCGCGGCACCCCGTTCGAGGAGGGACTCGACCCGACCATGGCCAAGATGTGGCAGCTCGAACGCGCGTCGATGTACCGCGACATGGGCACCGTCGGCGTCGACATCATCGCCTGGCCCGCCGACACCCGTCTGGACCAGGCCATGCGCCTGCTGCCCGACCATCGCCGGACAGTGCGGGTGCGCCGATGACCAGATTTCTCGCCCTGCTGGCCGGTCTGCTGCTGGTGGCCGCGGTCGCGCTGATCAACCCGTTCGGCGGGGTCGCCGCGCTGGCGCTGGTGGTGCTGAGCTGGTGGTGGCGGCCCGCCGCCGTCGGCGCGGTCCTGGTGGCGATCGCGGCCATCGCGTTCGCCGACATCGGGGTGGTCGCCGCCGCGGCGGCGGGCCTGGTCGCGACGACCTACCTGCTCAACGCGGCCGTACTGCACGCGCCGGAAGGCGTGGTGCCCACGACGATTCCGTCGGTGGGCGGCGCGGTGCTGTTCAGCATCGCGGCGGCTACGGCGGCGCTGGTGCCGGTCGAACTGGTCTGGGCGCCGCTGGCGGCCCCGGTGCTGATCATGCTGATCTACGCGCTGCTGGTGGGCGGCCTGGCGGGCAACGGCAAGCGGGTCGAGCCCGAGGTGCCTGCCGCCTGACCGACGAAGCCCGCCGGACCAGCAGGTCCGGCGGGCTTTCGCGGCTTCGACCTCAGCGCACGCTCAGCGCGATGTCACCCAGTACCGGCGCGTCCTCGCGCTCCACGACGGTGGCGGTGCCGATCAGCTCGTCACCCTCACGCCACACCTTCACCCGCAGCGTCTCGCCCGGGTACAGCACGCCGGCGAACTTGGCCCGGAATCCGCCGACCCGGCTCGCGTCACCGTCGAGCAGGCCGTCGGTGAGCGCCTTGCAGACCACACCGTAGGTGCACAGGCCGTGCAGGATCGGCGCGGGAAAGCCCGCGCCCTTGGCGAATTCGGGATCCGAGTGCAGCGGGTTGCGGTCACCGCAGAGGCGGTAGAGCAGTGCCTGCTGCGGCAGCGTCGGGACGAGCAGTTCCGCGTCGGGCGCCCGCTCGGGCAGCGCGACCTTGGCGCTGGGCCCGCGCTCGCCGCCGAAACCGCCCTCGCCCCTGGCGAAGATCGACGAACGCACCGTCCACAGCGGTTCGCCGTCGGAGCCCACCACGGTGTTCTCCTGCACGATCACCGCGTTGGCGCCCTTGTCCCAGAGCTCGCTGATCCGGCCGGTGCTGGTGGCCTTGCCCGACGCCGGAATCGGCCGGTGCACCACCACTTCCTGGTGCCCGTGCACGACCTTGGCCAGGTCGATCTCGATGCCGGGGAAGCTGACCTTCGGCGGATCGGTCTCGCCCAGGGTGGGTGCCACCGTCGCGAACGTCGGCAGAACCTGGGGCGCGCGATCGTCGAGGTAGGTCAGCTCGACCGGGTCGGTCGGGTGCGCGCCCGCGCCGAGGCCGAGGTGGTACAGCTGGACATCGGTGGGCGTCCAGCTGAACTC
It encodes the following:
- a CDS encoding GNAT family N-acetyltransferase yields the protein MTTQPDTATAVRLAGTPDDLAAAAQLLVDFNQEFDEPAPEPELLAPHLADLIAAGDTDVLLIGAPAVGVAVLRARVSTWAATVEVDLDEFYVVPGVRGRGLGSALLTAVLARARARGANFIGLSTSEDDTAARRVYEKHGFACHEGATSGPLALYYQRDLD
- a CDS encoding NUDIX hydrolase yields the protein MTPRHLVDVHLLLIRDGALLLSLRRSGDEFDRRWHLPSGKVEVGESATAAAVREAGEEIGVGIDPGDLRLIHVAHVVAPGRDDRVGLFFRVERWQGKPFNREPDKCYAVQWFPLGEIPGDLIRYSALGIAALNSGDPYSEFGWPDA
- a CDS encoding TetR/AcrR family transcriptional regulator is translated as MSTDRRTRIVTGAIDLIATSGIRALTHRALDTGLALPQGSTSYYFRTRQALIAAVAEGITARSRADFAAAQATGAAPDAESAATGIAHWLDQLLAHRRNELIARHALLIEVLSDPELHDRLVGGFFSHARATELCAALGAGDPDTAAADFLALLEGLVFDRFAGARTGLAAGTPDSVAQLARPLRRFLTALD
- the zapE gene encoding cell division protein ZapE, coding for MTSAPLVLDPTQLAAADALAALLDRHGRPRRRHRGVYLHGRPGRGKTMVMDRFFATAAPKHKRRFHFHTFFAQLHAAAHALGSIERAVAELLGDADLVCFDEFHVNDIGDAMLIARLLDTLFAEHRTLVVTSNYPPRDLLPNPLFHDRFVPTIDRILAHLDVVTLDGPLDYRTVGTHRDTGFVAGRYVLDQGEPADTRVDLDLGAGRTVRARDVDGDAVTFDFAQLCGTPTSAADYLRLTSRFRRWTLCAVPPLRTVPPDWAMRLVNLIDVLYDADLPCTIHAAVPAPELTADVPAVPDLARTASRLGELPLVGATFVRSA
- a CDS encoding DUF4129 domain-containing protein yields the protein MSQPITRAIVVIALLAAATIALQGYLPGAPADSSRAPSPLLVAVMPVLLLVSIVILVAGVIASQHRLPLAMPQAEREATPRFRWRRLALLGPIVVAVIALVFAGGVTALFLLPGAKPMRPASETLPEGSGPVPTPVDAPAPDPGTGPAELTGTALLIGAALAVVLIVIALLGLVVVAVAARREPAPVAPAAPEPEPSDVDSLTRAAEMGLAAMNAPGQDPRTAIIACYVAMERGLSSDNAARPLASDTPMEVLARAFESGVLHDASARELVALFEEARFSPHSMLEWQRMRAEQLLRIVLSDLQRRLVAA
- a CDS encoding AAA family ATPase, which produces MTMPLNVTVQRSDAVLRELGRVVVGKRDELQLIMIAVLSGGHILIEDLPGLGKTLIARSFAAALGLDFTRVQFTPDLLPADLLGSTIYDMSSGRFNFRRGPVFTNVLLADEINRTPPKTQAALLEAMAEGQVSIDGETFLLPQPFIVLATDNPIEYEGTYPLPEAQLDRFALQLRLGYLSEQDETQMIRRRLERGSTPPQVGQVVDAQGLMEMRQSVEFVTVHPDVVNYVVALASATRSHPQVEVGASPRAELDLVQMSRARALLLGRDYVIPEDVKALAVPAMAHRITLRPEMWVRRIRGEDVISELLRRLPVPRATST
- a CDS encoding DUF58 domain-containing protein, which translates into the protein MKHRDESRTVEVDLRWRPAPLVFILAGCAAAALVVAVLRGQWQLVVFAAPMLGVLVTAPWQQNPTRIQVDGSGTVRCFEGEVVGVNAAAFVENGHALLRMSAVPLTGLELEVEEAHDSGGAPAGMQLGLSAARWGRYPVQVKVSALSPAGLAVATTELPAAKLYVYPIADPQRMRLPRTELPDRIGTHLTRKHGPGVEYADIRAYAPGDQLRTVNWPVSARRGRLYVTERFTNRSADVVVLVDTSQQAPGPATASLELSVRGAAQVVQSTLQAGDRTAVVCLGDTPRWLRPDIGRRQFYRIVDTVLGVGDEHVETTGTLAPHAAVPIGAIVVAFSTLLDTQFALALIDLRKRGHVVIAVDVLRGTPFEEGLDPTMAKMWQLERASMYRDMGTVGVDIIAWPADTRLDQAMRLLPDHRRTVRVRR
- a CDS encoding MaoC/PaaZ C-terminal domain-containing protein translates to MPIDLQTALGAPLPEREFSWTPTDVQLYHLGLGAGAHPTDPVELTYLDDRAPQVLPTFATVAPTLGETDPPKVSFPGIEIDLAKVVHGHQEVVVHRPIPASGKATSTGRISELWDKGANAVIVQENTVVGSDGEPLWTVRSSIFARGEGGFGGERGPSAKVALPERAPDAELLVPTLPQQALLYRLCGDRNPLHSDPEFAKGAGFPAPILHGLCTYGVVCKALTDGLLDGDASRVGGFRAKFAGVLYPGETLRVKVWREGDELIGTATVVEREDAPVLGDIALSVR